In Helianthus annuus cultivar XRQ/B chromosome 3, HanXRQr2.0-SUNRISE, whole genome shotgun sequence, a single window of DNA contains:
- the LOC110929869 gene encoding MDIS1-interacting receptor like kinase 2, producing MWDTITHLLSSIMLLFFMLSQTTTASANDANNKSLEAKALLAWWPYANASLDHCNWEGITCNDAGSVTGIYLVGHYLGDGTGLGSLNLSSFPNLVSLVIGRCGVEGSIPEQIGLLSNLNFLSLRENQLTANLPISLTNLTHLKYLDLSYNNFSGNLPVWLTKLSHLENLFLHDNNFSGELPVSLANLTHLEYLYLYDNNFSGELPVSLANLTHIEVLYLSNNKLTGPIPPSYGSMLSLRVLDLSTNQLNASIPNQITHLQNLYELNLGDNNFDGPIPSNSSNLGQLKFLNLGMNSITGPIPPDIANLINLQQLDLNHNSLVGPIPRNLSRLSYLDISSNQLSGNLSFQNPCNLQHLDLSMNQMTGATRSLLVCSLLKHLDLSSNNFVGELTYWDFPELVFLNQSLNKNLTAISHSPSSIQNREPDLSCNALSEQSTCKAHMLRQKVVHHLTIFLPIIVGLCFLLLVYMCYKNHNSTAKKIQPETKKHGNVCSILNYDGTIAYEDFITATEDFDLKYCIGTGGYGSVYEAKLPSGQTFALKKLHGFEAKQPAFDQSFKNEVQVLTNLRHKNIVRLYGFCLHNKCNFLVYEYMEKGSLFCALSNSELAVQVDWIKRVNIIKDVAHALAYMHHDCSPPIVHRDISSNNILLNSELEGFVADFGAARLLDPDSSNQTVIAGTLGYIAPELAYSMIATEKCDVYSFGVVALETIGGKHPGDLLSSLNYSTSRGTTLENIIDKRLPYPTDRSIEKEIVRVCNVAVACILTDPKCRPTMIEVSRELSC from the exons atgTGGGATACTATTACGCATCTTCTCAGTAGTATTATGCTGCTCTTTTTCATGTTGTCACAAACCACCACTGCTAGTGCTAATGATGCCAACAACAAGTCATTAGAGGCAAAAGCTTTGCTTGCTTGGTGGCCATATGCAAATGCTTCACTTGATCACTGTAACTGGGAAGGAATAACTTGCAATGATGCAGGAAGTGTCACTGGTATATACTTAGTTGGTCATTACCTTGGGGATGGAACTGGTCTTGGAAGCCTCAACCTCTCTTCATTTCCAAACCTTGTTAGCCTTGTTATTGGTAGATGTGGTGTTGAAGGAAGCATCCCAGAGCAGATTGGTTTGCTCTCAAATCTCAACTTTCTTTCACTTCGGGAGAATCAACTCACAGCTAACTTACCCATTTCACTCACCAATCTCACCCATTTAAAATACCTTGATCTTTCTTATAACAATTTCAGTGGTAACTTGCCTGTTTGGCTCACCAAGCTTTCCCATTTAGAAAACCTTTTTCTTCATGATAACAATTTCAGTGGTGAGTTACCTGTTTCCCTTGCCAATCTCACCCATTTAGAATACCTTTATCTTTATGATAACAATTTCAGTGGTGAGTTACCTGTTTCCCTTGCCAATCTCACCCATATAGAAGTCCTTTATCTCAGTAATAACAAACTTACTGGTCCAATCCCACCATCTTATGGTTCCATGCTCAGTCTTAGAGTCTTAGACTTGAGCACAAATCAACTCAATGCATCCATCCCTAACCAAATTACTCATTTGCAAAACCTATATGAATTGAATCTGGGTGACAACAATTTTGATGGTCCAATTCCCTCAAATTCTAGTAACCTAGGCCAACTGAAATTTCTAAACCTTGGCATGAATTCCATAACTGGTCCCATACCTCCAGATATAGCTAATTTGATTAACTTACAACAACTGGACCTTAATCATAATAGTCTTGTGGGTCCCATTCCCAGAAACCTGTCAAGACTTTCTTACCTTGATATTTCATCAAACCAGTTGTCTGGTAATTTGTCTTTTCAAAATCCATGTAATCTACAACATCTAGACCTCTCTATGAACCAGATGACTGGAGCTACCAGAAGTCTTCTTGTTTGCAGTCTTTTAAAGCACTTAGACCTCAGTAGTAACAATTTTGTAGGAGAACTTACATATTGGGATTTCCCGGAATTGGTGTTCTTAAATCAGTCTCTAAATAAGAATCTGACTGCAATCAGCCACAGTCCTTCTTCAATCCAGAATAGAGAACCTGACTTGTCGTGCAATGCTTTAAGTGAGCAATCAACCTGCAAAGCACATATGCTAAGACAAAAAGTGGTCCACCATTTGACCATTTTTCTTCCCATCATTGTGGGACTTTGCTTTTTGCTTCTTGTTTACATGTGTTACAAAAATCACAATTCCACAGCTAAGAAAATCCAACCAGAAACAAAAAAACATGGAAATGTGTGCTCAATATTGAATTATGATGGAACAATTGCATATGAAGACTTCATCACTGCTACAGAGGATTTTGACCTCAAATACTGCATTGGAACTGGTGGCTACGGCAGTGTTTATGAAGCCAAACTGCCTAGCGGTCAAACATTTGCTTTGAAAAAACTCCACGGTTTTGAAGCCAAGCAACCAGCATTCGACCAGAGTTTCAAGAATGAAGTCCAAGTGTTGACCAACCTAAGGCACAAAAACATTGTCAGACTCTATGGTTTTTGTTTGCATAACAAATGCAACTTCCTTGTATATGAATACATGGAAAAGGGGAGCCTGTTTTGCGCCTTGAGTAACAGTGAATTAGCTGTTCAAGTGGATTGGATCAAGAGGGTGAACATCATCAAAGATGTGGCTCACGCTTTGGCGTACATGCATCATGATTGCAGCCCTCCTATTGTTCATAGAGACATATCAAGCAACAACATTCTCTTGAACTCAGAACTGGAAGGATTTGTTGCTGACTTTGGAGCAGCCAGATTGCTCGACCCAGATTCCTCCAACCAAACAGTAATTGCAGGAACTTTGGGATACATTGCTCCAG AGCTTGCGTATAGCATGATTGCGACtgaaaaatgtgacgtgtatagCTTTGGGGTGGTGGCGCTTGAAACAATTGGAGGGAAACATCCTGGAGACCTCCTCTCATCCCTGAACTATTCGACTAGTCGTGGTACAACTTTGGAAAATATAATAGACAAGCGACTCCCTTATCCAACCGATAGATCGATTGAAAAGGAAATTGTGCGTGTTTGTAATGTAGCAGTAGCGTGCATTCTCACAGATCCAAAGTGTCGGCCGACAATGATAGAGGTGTCACGGGAATTATCATGTTGA